From Candidatus Pedobacter colombiensis, one genomic window encodes:
- a CDS encoding DUF3885 domain-containing protein, with protein MTIKESYRQFLNDNFKGLSIQASLFFNWDRGLRFDLQEGEVGSDNYFDEVFKRSLALFHASFDPNDIIFFVLMDFKHKRSKIRLGNFCFKQVHNLNWEEIAFLKMYRLYEPKDSSDIRNVAVIKSNIGKINYRNIFKAIGNTDFASRHPRLDRNGVLSSKEVFFLNIDRKLIFHMYDDRGVDIIAADVEQLGPIYNQYNNWLLECNKKKIDSLFNKNLS; from the coding sequence GTGACTATAAAAGAAAGCTACAGACAATTCCTTAATGATAATTTTAAAGGGCTTAGTATTCAAGCTTCTTTATTTTTTAATTGGGATAGGGGATTAAGGTTTGATTTACAAGAAGGTGAAGTTGGTAGTGACAATTATTTTGATGAAGTATTTAAACGTTCGTTAGCATTGTTTCATGCATCATTTGATCCCAATGATATTATTTTCTTTGTGCTAATGGATTTTAAACATAAACGGAGTAAAATAAGATTGGGGAATTTCTGTTTCAAACAAGTCCATAATCTTAACTGGGAGGAAATAGCCTTTCTGAAAATGTATAGACTGTATGAACCAAAAGACAGTTCAGACATTAGAAATGTTGCTGTGATCAAATCTAACATTGGAAAAATAAATTATAGGAATATCTTTAAGGCAATAGGAAATACTGACTTTGCATCCAGACATCCAAGACTTGATAGAAATGGTGTTCTCAGTTCTAAGGAAGTTTTTTTCTTAAATATTGATAGAAAATTAATTTTTCATATGTATGATGATCGTGGTGTAGATATTATAGCAGCGGACGTTGAACAATTGGGGCCAATCTACAATCAATACAATAACTGGTTATTGGAATGCAATAAAAAGAAAATAGACAGCTTATTTAATAAGAATCTTTCATAA
- a CDS encoding Fic family protein yields MSYIKPPYHITSEILNLLAKISEKIGELNAIQLNRPPAELRKSNRIKTIQSSLSIEGNTLTEEQITALLNNKRILAPKKDIIEVKNAIEVYDMLNHFKPLKLKSLLDAHKILMKGLIPNAGKFRSGNVGIVKGSKITHVAPQGNMVTGLLNNLLDYAKYDDDPILIKSCVFHYEFEFIHPFNDGNGRMGRLWQTLLLMNEYLVFEYLPVESIIKAEQSKYYEALNKSDSLGHCTPFIAFMLESILKSLNSLYHLPNVSLLEEDRISIFKEIIGQKSFTRKDYLQHFKSISSATASRDLKSATEKGILNKTGAQRLSSYNYKK; encoded by the coding sequence ATGAGTTATATAAAACCTCCGTACCACATTACAAGTGAAATACTCAACTTATTAGCTAAGATTTCTGAAAAAATAGGTGAATTAAATGCAATACAATTAAATAGACCTCCTGCAGAACTTAGAAAATCTAATCGTATAAAGACTATACAATCTTCCTTGTCTATTGAAGGCAACACATTAACAGAAGAACAAATTACAGCCTTACTTAATAACAAAAGAATACTTGCCCCTAAGAAAGATATCATAGAGGTTAAAAATGCAATCGAAGTATATGATATGCTTAATCATTTTAAGCCCCTTAAACTTAAATCACTATTAGATGCGCATAAAATATTAATGAAAGGATTAATTCCAAATGCTGGTAAGTTTAGAAGTGGAAATGTAGGCATCGTGAAAGGCTCAAAAATTACTCATGTAGCTCCTCAGGGAAATATGGTAACTGGTTTACTTAACAACCTTCTAGACTATGCTAAATACGATGATGATCCTATATTAATAAAAAGCTGTGTATTTCATTATGAATTTGAGTTTATCCATCCATTTAATGATGGAAATGGACGTATGGGAAGACTGTGGCAAACTTTATTATTAATGAATGAATATCTTGTTTTTGAATATCTACCAGTAGAAAGTATAATCAAAGCGGAGCAAAGTAAATATTATGAAGCCTTAAACAAATCAGATAGCCTGGGACATTGTACTCCTTTTATCGCCTTCATGCTCGAGAGTATCCTTAAATCGTTAAATTCTTTATATCATTTACCAAATGTTTCCTTACTGGAAGAAGACAGGATTTCTATTTTTAAAGAAATCATAGGTCAAAAATCTTTTACTCGAAAAGATTATCTTCAACATTTTAAAAGTATCTCTTCGGCAACAGCAAGTCGAGACCTTAAATCCGCAACAGAAAAAGGAATTCTAAATAAAACCGGAGCGCAACGACTTAGTAGTTACAATTACAAAAAATAG
- a CDS encoding metalloregulator ArsR/SmtB family transcription factor, with translation MSFFADPTRRAILLLVASQAMTAGTIASNFNTARPTVSKHLQILTECELLKQEQNGREIYYHLNAEKMRAVADFIEPFRKMWDDRFNKLEDVMKKYKNK, from the coding sequence ATTTCTTTCTTTGCCGACCCAACAAGAAGAGCGATACTTTTATTGGTTGCTTCGCAAGCTATGACTGCAGGTACAATAGCTTCAAACTTTAATACGGCAAGACCAACTGTTTCCAAACACCTGCAAATTCTTACAGAATGTGAACTTCTTAAACAGGAGCAAAACGGAAGAGAAATCTACTATCATCTAAATGCAGAAAAAATGAGAGCAGTGGCCGACTTTATAGAACCATTTCGCAAGATGTGGGACGACAGGTTTAACAAGTTGGAAGATGTAATGAAAAAATATAAAAATAAATAA
- a CDS encoding SRPBCC domain-containing protein → MEQKTKISAEDSKQEIVITREFDLPLELLFKAHTEPELFEQWMGTKVLKLENKKHGSYAFETSHNGNVVFRANGTIHEFVPNQKITRTFEMENTPFPVQLEYLQFEKLTEETSKLTVQIVFKSVEFRNQLLQMPFAQGLNMAHNRLEEIVNKLK, encoded by the coding sequence ATGGAGCAAAAAACAAAAATCAGTGCTGAAGACAGCAAACAGGAAATTGTAATCACGAGGGAGTTTGATTTGCCATTGGAATTGCTTTTTAAAGCACATACAGAACCTGAACTTTTTGAGCAATGGATGGGAACGAAAGTATTGAAATTGGAAAATAAAAAACACGGATCCTATGCATTTGAAACATCTCACAATGGAAATGTAGTTTTTCGTGCAAACGGAACTATACACGAATTTGTTCCAAACCAGAAAATCACACGGACATTTGAAATGGAAAATACACCTTTTCCTGTTCAACTTGAATATTTGCAATTTGAAAAACTTACAGAAGAAACCAGCAAACTCACAGTGCAAATCGTGTTTAAGTCCGTTGAGTTCAGAAACCAATTGCTACAAATGCCATTTGCGCAAGGTCTCAATATGGCTCACAACCGACTAGAGGAAATCGTAAACAAGTTAAAATAA
- a CDS encoding YdeI/OmpD-associated family protein, whose amino-acid sequence MITQAEHFFEKAQKWREEFGLLREIVCENKSLEEDYKWMHPCYTFEGKNIVLIHGFKEYCALLFHKGALMKDPEGILIQQTENVQSARQIRFTNVEQIIKLKSVIKDYIKEAIEIEKSGKKIEMKKAVDYPVPQEFQKVLDEDKVLNNAFYSLTPGRQKGYLFYFNQAKQSKTRQARIEKYYQHILERKGIDD is encoded by the coding sequence ATGATCACACAAGCAGAACACTTTTTTGAAAAAGCTCAAAAATGGAGAGAAGAATTTGGTTTATTACGAGAAATAGTCTGTGAAAATAAATCACTTGAAGAAGATTATAAATGGATGCATCCTTGTTATACTTTTGAAGGAAAGAACATCGTTCTCATCCACGGATTTAAAGAATACTGTGCATTATTATTTCATAAAGGTGCTTTGATGAAAGACCCCGAAGGCATTTTAATCCAGCAAACAGAAAATGTACAATCTGCAAGACAAATCAGATTTACCAATGTTGAGCAAATTATAAAACTGAAATCTGTTATTAAGGATTACATCAAAGAAGCGATTGAAATTGAAAAATCGGGAAAGAAAATAGAAATGAAGAAAGCGGTTGATTATCCAGTCCCTCAAGAATTTCAAAAAGTATTAGACGAAGATAAAGTATTGAACAACGCATTCTACTCTTTAACACCGGGGCGACAGAAAGGATATTTATTCTATTTCAATCAGGCTAAACAATCCAAAACACGACAAGCGAGAATTGAAAAATACTATCAACATATTTTAGAGCGAAAAGGGATTGATGATTAG
- a CDS encoding trimeric intracellular cation channel family protein, translating into MDKLHTFYYFLDLAGTFVFAISGAAAAKQRGLDLFGICAIAFTVACGGGIIRDLCIGAIPPAGLTNWQYLVVAIVATGMTIGLYPFVQRLNHPVLFFDALGLSLFAVTGAQKSIAYGHNAEVAILLGITTAVGGGVLRDILLNRIPVILEKEIYASAALIGASIVVIGNYLNWLSSDWISIIALLICFGLRLLALHYRWNLPIYSNDKTESDL; encoded by the coding sequence ATGGATAAGCTGCATACTTTTTACTATTTTCTTGATCTGGCAGGTACTTTTGTTTTTGCTATAAGTGGAGCGGCAGCAGCAAAGCAGCGGGGTCTGGATTTATTCGGTATCTGCGCTATTGCATTTACAGTAGCATGTGGTGGTGGAATTATTCGCGACCTCTGTATTGGGGCTATTCCTCCGGCAGGATTAACAAACTGGCAATATTTAGTAGTAGCAATTGTCGCTACAGGAATGACTATTGGCTTATATCCTTTTGTGCAGCGACTTAATCACCCTGTGCTGTTTTTCGATGCATTGGGCTTATCCTTATTTGCAGTTACAGGTGCGCAAAAAAGTATTGCTTATGGTCATAATGCTGAAGTTGCAATTCTTTTGGGAATCACTACGGCAGTTGGTGGTGGGGTTTTACGCGATATTTTGCTCAATCGGATTCCAGTTATATTAGAAAAAGAAATATATGCATCAGCAGCACTCATAGGAGCCTCAATTGTAGTTATAGGAAATTATTTAAATTGGTTATCGAGCGATTGGATCTCCATTATTGCTTTATTGATCTGCTTCGGATTACGGCTATTGGCGCTTCATTACCGTTGGAACCTACCTATTTATTCAAATGACAAAACAGAGTCGGATTTATAA
- a CDS encoding DUF1569 domain-containing protein, producing MKSIFDKETREEVVNRINSLNEQSNAQWGKMTVSQMVRHCSLCEEYYYGNIKVKRSFLGRIFGKLALSGILKDETSGLGKNAPTSAHFKVSEAVLNLEAEKENWKRLIIRYGSFREGNFTHWFFGEMTKKQLGEFIYKHCDHHLRQFGV from the coding sequence ATGAAATCAATATTTGATAAAGAGACAAGGGAAGAAGTAGTGAATAGAATTAATTCGCTAAATGAGCAAAGCAACGCCCAATGGGGAAAAATGACAGTTTCGCAAATGGTTAGACATTGTTCTCTTTGCGAAGAATATTATTATGGAAACATAAAAGTTAAACGTTCTTTTTTAGGACGAATATTTGGAAAGCTTGCGCTTTCCGGGATATTGAAAGATGAAACTAGTGGACTAGGAAAAAATGCGCCTACTTCTGCACACTTTAAAGTAAGTGAAGCTGTTTTAAATTTAGAAGCTGAAAAAGAAAACTGGAAACGATTAATTATCAGATATGGTAGTTTTAGAGAAGGTAATTTCACCCATTGGTTTTTTGGAGAGATGACTAAAAAGCAATTGGGAGAATTTATTTATAAACATTGTGACCATCACTTGCGACAGTTTGGAGTATAA
- a CDS encoding metalloregulator ArsR/SmtB family transcription factor, protein MRRDIFQAIADPTRRAIIALIALQAMTPGTLAEHFDTTRQAISKHLRILTECELVKQEHQGREIYYQLEIDKMKEIDKWLAQFRQIWESRFEQLDELLSTIKKQRQ, encoded by the coding sequence ATGAGAAGAGATATTTTTCAAGCGATAGCTGACCCGACCCGAAGAGCGATCATAGCTTTAATTGCGCTACAAGCAATGACTCCAGGCACTCTTGCCGAGCATTTTGATACTACGCGACAAGCCATTTCAAAGCATTTAAGAATATTGACAGAATGTGAGTTGGTGAAACAAGAACATCAGGGGCGGGAAATTTATTATCAGCTTGAGATTGACAAAATGAAAGAAATAGACAAATGGTTAGCACAATTCAGACAGATTTGGGAGAGCCGATTTGAACAACTTGACGAACTTTTATCAACTATTAAAAAACAAAGACAATGA
- a CDS encoding SRPBCC domain-containing protein, whose amino-acid sequence MKHNLKFDFVADKTKNTLTIRREFLADRQLVWDCYTKAELLNQWFAPKPLTTKTKSMDFREGGHWHYAMVEPNGTEYWGWTGYLKIKPIDYYTASDAFSNAEGEINKDLPCAEWLVTFIDKGENAIVETIVTYKSLSDLEQVIQMGMEQGMMATLEKLDELLLTLKK is encoded by the coding sequence ATGAAACACAACTTAAAATTCGACTTCGTTGCGGATAAGACAAAAAATACACTAACTATCCGACGTGAGTTTTTAGCTGACAGGCAATTGGTTTGGGATTGCTATACCAAGGCGGAACTCCTTAATCAATGGTTCGCACCTAAGCCATTAACTACAAAGACAAAATCAATGGACTTTCGCGAAGGTGGACACTGGCATTATGCAATGGTCGAACCAAACGGTACTGAGTATTGGGGCTGGACAGGATATCTGAAAATCAAACCAATTGATTACTATACAGCGTCAGATGCTTTCAGTAATGCAGAAGGTGAAATAAATAAAGACCTGCCTTGTGCAGAGTGGCTTGTAACTTTTATTGACAAGGGCGAAAATGCTATTGTAGAAACTATAGTAACCTACAAATCTCTTTCGGATCTTGAACAAGTAATTCAGATGGGTATGGAGCAGGGGATGATGGCAACTCTGGAAAAACTTGATGAATTACTATTAACTCTAAAAAAATAA
- a CDS encoding Dabb family protein produces MNKNYPVVHHVFFWLKNPSSKNDRDQLIAGVKTLSTIPTVREIHVGVVASTEKRDVVDNSWGVSELIFFSDLEGQETYQTHPVHLEFVKNHNHLWEKVIVYDAVQA; encoded by the coding sequence ATGAATAAGAATTATCCTGTTGTACATCATGTATTTTTCTGGTTGAAAAATCCAAGTTCAAAAAACGATCGTGATCAGTTGATTGCTGGTGTAAAAACACTTTCTACAATACCAACGGTACGTGAAATACACGTAGGCGTTGTTGCCAGTACAGAAAAACGCGATGTTGTTGATAACAGCTGGGGCGTGTCAGAATTGATCTTCTTTAGTGATCTTGAGGGACAGGAGACCTATCAAACGCACCCGGTTCACCTGGAGTTTGTTAAGAACCATAATCATTTGTGGGAAAAAGTAATCGTTTATGATGCAGTTCAAGCCTAA
- a CDS encoding phage tail sheath C-terminal domain-containing protein, with product MADHISPGVYIEEKNTFPNSVEVVETAIPAFIGYTFKAERDGKSLLRIPTRINSFEEYVDFFGEAFRPKFKIEAAPSPLPIRSFKLGLKDMIVNYEKNNELYFYNSIRLFYANGGGLCVVLSIGVYGEGTEQQVKASDFMATDDHPIGPLEILKNDPTPTLIVIPDIAALRAGAYPLYPNILSHCAEMENRFAIFDLKYHDETEKSDAVAEEFRTAIGTDFLSYGAVYYPWLNTVIVEPDELTFENLPANLPTLLEPEVQEPFTNYNSKLTAVETEADKLNDLKAKHHLALKSSSPYYCTILDQARNLFNTLPPSAAIAGIYTMVDHIRGVWKSPANYALNKVNSPIINISDAEQDQFNIDVSGKSINVIRSFHNRGTLVWGARTMDGNNQDWKYICVRRTLIMIEQSIKTATKAYVFEPNDANTWTAIRGMISNFLINLWRQGALVGAVPQQAFDVQIGLGSTMTSTDILEDRMIIMIEVAMIRPAEFIIIRFQQQQQQP from the coding sequence ATGGCAGATCACATATCACCCGGTGTTTACATCGAAGAAAAAAATACTTTCCCTAATTCTGTAGAGGTTGTTGAAACTGCCATCCCTGCATTTATTGGATATACTTTCAAAGCAGAAAGAGACGGCAAATCCCTTTTAAGAATCCCCACAAGGATCAATTCGTTCGAAGAATACGTAGATTTTTTTGGCGAAGCATTCCGCCCAAAGTTTAAAATTGAAGCTGCACCGTCGCCATTACCGATCCGATCGTTTAAGCTAGGACTTAAAGACATGATCGTAAACTATGAGAAAAACAATGAACTTTACTTTTACAATAGCATTCGATTATTTTATGCCAATGGTGGAGGTCTATGTGTGGTATTGTCTATTGGAGTTTATGGTGAGGGTACTGAACAGCAAGTTAAGGCCTCTGATTTTATGGCTACCGATGATCATCCAATTGGCCCATTAGAGATTCTTAAAAACGATCCTACACCTACGCTAATTGTGATACCTGATATTGCCGCACTTCGTGCCGGAGCTTACCCGCTTTATCCAAATATACTGTCTCATTGTGCTGAAATGGAAAACCGTTTTGCCATATTTGACCTTAAATACCATGATGAAACTGAAAAATCTGATGCAGTGGCCGAAGAGTTTAGAACAGCAATTGGCACTGATTTTTTGAGTTATGGGGCTGTCTATTATCCTTGGCTGAACACAGTAATTGTTGAGCCTGATGAGCTTACTTTTGAGAACCTGCCTGCAAACTTGCCTACTCTGCTTGAGCCAGAAGTTCAGGAGCCCTTTACAAACTACAATAGCAAACTTACAGCAGTAGAAACTGAAGCTGATAAATTAAATGACCTTAAGGCAAAACATCACCTGGCGCTGAAATCATCAAGCCCGTATTATTGCACCATCTTAGATCAGGCAAGAAATCTATTCAATACATTACCTCCAAGTGCTGCAATAGCTGGCATTTATACCATGGTGGATCATATAAGGGGTGTTTGGAAATCACCGGCCAATTACGCATTGAACAAGGTCAATAGCCCAATTATCAATATCTCGGATGCAGAACAGGATCAATTCAATATTGATGTATCCGGTAAATCAATCAATGTGATTCGCTCCTTTCATAACCGGGGGACATTGGTGTGGGGAGCCAGAACAATGGACGGGAACAATCAGGATTGGAAATATATCTGCGTAAGGAGAACTCTGATCATGATTGAGCAGTCGATTAAAACTGCCACAAAAGCATATGTTTTTGAACCAAATGATGCCAATACCTGGACTGCCATTAGGGGAATGATTTCCAACTTTCTTATTAATCTCTGGAGACAGGGTGCTCTGGTTGGGGCTGTTCCTCAACAGGCTTTTGATGTTCAGATCGGGCTTGGATCCACCATGACCTCAACGGATATCCTGGAAGACAGGATGATTATCATGATTGAAGTGGCTATGATTAGACCTGCAGAGTTTATCATAATTAGATTCCAACAACAGCAGCAACAACCTTAA
- a CDS encoding tetratricopeptide repeat protein, translating to MPNKFLLVLFFACCQLPLKASFIFNENASEAYKAIFDLRLNDARRYIAEEKRNNPQNGIAVLLDNYVDYFDLLTSENKADYVKFKGRRSERIDALDNNDVNSPYYLFAQAEVYLQWGLIKAKFGDYTSSTMDLRKAQSLLKKNNEKFSTFLPNQKSLGLIEVVFGAIPSNLKGIADLLGVRGNISKGVKQLEAFKSNIKGTKYSFYNDEVIFLLCFMDIDILHNRDNYAKLSSFLEDMSDKSLLKAYLQGYVAFKTGKNDKAISYLENIPKSNQYTPMPTVQYLLGNAKLCRMDKDAPTFLTNYLKEYNGTNYIKDTYLKLAYHYLLKGDMLGYSNYIKLVRTKGYAADEKDKQALKEANEVKPDVDLLKARLYFDGGYYTRALEQIKSKQQDELKSLRDQVELYYRLGRIYDRLDTFNQAAVNYQKAINIGKNETSYFAANSALLLGLLYEQQNNNAKAKYYYNMTLSMKGHEYQNSIDTQAKEGLARIK from the coding sequence ATGCCCAATAAATTTCTATTAGTCCTGTTTTTTGCGTGTTGCCAGCTTCCGTTAAAAGCCAGTTTTATATTCAATGAAAACGCTTCCGAAGCATATAAAGCAATATTTGATCTGAGATTAAACGATGCGAGAAGGTACATCGCAGAGGAAAAAAGGAACAACCCACAAAATGGCATAGCTGTTCTTTTAGATAATTATGTAGATTATTTTGATTTGCTGACCTCAGAGAATAAAGCTGATTATGTCAAGTTTAAAGGACGGCGGTCGGAAAGGATAGATGCTTTGGATAACAACGATGTAAATTCGCCATATTACCTGTTTGCCCAGGCAGAAGTATATCTGCAGTGGGGACTGATTAAAGCAAAGTTTGGAGATTATACTTCTTCAACTATGGATTTAAGGAAAGCCCAGAGTCTGCTTAAAAAGAATAATGAAAAATTCAGCACTTTTCTACCCAATCAGAAAAGTTTGGGATTAATAGAAGTAGTATTTGGAGCTATTCCATCTAACTTGAAGGGGATTGCAGATCTTTTAGGTGTTAGAGGCAATATTTCGAAGGGAGTAAAACAATTGGAAGCGTTTAAATCAAATATTAAGGGTACAAAATATAGCTTCTATAATGACGAAGTGATTTTTTTATTGTGTTTTATGGATATAGATATCTTGCACAACAGAGATAACTATGCGAAGCTGAGCTCTTTTTTGGAAGATATGAGTGATAAAAGCTTGCTAAAGGCATATCTGCAAGGCTATGTTGCATTCAAAACCGGGAAAAATGATAAAGCAATTTCTTATTTGGAGAATATTCCAAAATCTAATCAGTATACACCAATGCCAACTGTTCAGTATTTATTGGGAAATGCCAAATTGTGCAGAATGGATAAGGATGCTCCTACTTTTCTGACCAATTATTTAAAGGAATATAATGGTACGAATTACATTAAAGATACCTATTTGAAGTTAGCCTATCACTACCTCTTAAAAGGGGATATGTTAGGGTATTCGAATTACATTAAACTGGTTCGTACTAAAGGGTATGCTGCTGATGAAAAGGATAAGCAGGCCTTGAAAGAAGCAAATGAAGTTAAGCCAGACGTTGATCTTCTAAAAGCCAGACTATACTTTGATGGTGGGTATTACACCAGGGCTTTGGAACAAATTAAAAGTAAGCAGCAAGATGAGCTGAAGTCTCTGCGTGACCAGGTAGAACTTTATTATAGATTGGGAAGGATCTATGATCGCCTGGATACTTTTAATCAGGCTGCGGTGAATTACCAGAAAGCAATCAATATTGGTAAGAATGAAACATCTTATTTTGCGGCCAATTCAGCTTTGTTGCTAGGTTTGCTTTATGAACAGCAAAATAACAACGCTAAAGCTAAATATTATTACAACATGACTTTGAGTATGAAAGGACATGAATATCAGAATAGTATTGACACTCAGGCAAAAGAAGGATTGGCTAGAATTAAGTAG
- a CDS encoding 1-acyl-sn-glycerol-3-phosphate acyltransferase has translation MIIKAKPLNPFFFKCGAILIGWFLKRRFNKILIKDIEINPDSSYLLMCNHFSFLDGLLAYYLCNKVLWKKNGMKRLYIMSLKKQMEKNKWLRYCGSFSIDPGKRSIAESFDYATEILSKPGNVLLFYPQGNLESSHIRYIQFQDGLREIVPNVKGRCQLIWSSNLIEYFESTKPSLYYNLLDCGSNEEFDFDSLKQQVNLHHRKSIEKNIRFTEEPISYSAT, from the coding sequence ATGATTATTAAAGCTAAACCTTTAAATCCGTTTTTCTTTAAGTGCGGCGCCATACTAATTGGATGGTTTCTTAAAAGACGTTTCAACAAAATCCTTATTAAGGATATTGAGATTAACCCTGACTCCTCTTACCTGTTGATGTGTAATCATTTTAGTTTTTTGGATGGGCTTTTAGCCTATTACCTATGTAACAAAGTACTCTGGAAAAAAAACGGGATGAAACGCCTTTATATCATGTCTTTGAAAAAGCAGATGGAGAAAAACAAATGGCTCAGGTACTGTGGTAGTTTCTCTATTGACCCTGGAAAACGTTCTATTGCTGAAAGTTTCGACTATGCCACAGAGATCCTATCCAAACCGGGAAATGTGTTACTTTTCTATCCTCAAGGAAATCTGGAAAGTAGCCATATCAGGTACATTCAGTTTCAGGATGGGCTTAGAGAGATTGTTCCAAATGTAAAAGGAAGGTGCCAGCTCATCTGGAGTAGCAATCTGATTGAATATTTTGAAAGTACAAAGCCGTCGTTGTATTACAATTTGCTGGATTGTGGCAGCAATGAAGAATTTGATTTTGATTCCTTAAAACAACAAGTAAATCTACATCACCGCAAGTCGATCGAAAAGAACATAAGGTTTACTGAAGAACCCATATCTTATTCAGCTACTTAA
- a CDS encoding alpha/beta hydrolase: protein MIENYFENPFVKLHFYKFGTGAQHMLCFHGFGMHGQQFKLATDQLGHQYTFWGFDLFFHKETQLKDQSLSTIKKGLQKKELAAMISDFCKHQGIESFSVIGYSMGSHYATAIVEELPSMVNEYIVAAPSSVNPGAMVRFFGKNKAGNKILEKLMLSEKAMINVIGFCKFLRLIDAKGHEILQKEIATPELRFALYACFTYLRHLETDEEKLIKFLTAYKIKSIFIFGRYDKMYLPAIGKAFFAKYKPGKVLVLDENHEMINQNFINQLVASLS from the coding sequence ATGATCGAAAATTACTTTGAAAATCCATTCGTAAAACTGCACTTTTATAAGTTCGGCACAGGAGCGCAACATATGTTGTGTTTTCATGGGTTTGGGATGCATGGACAACAGTTTAAACTGGCCACCGATCAGCTTGGACATCAATATACCTTCTGGGGTTTTGATCTCTTTTTTCATAAAGAAACTCAGCTGAAAGACCAGAGTTTGAGTACCATAAAAAAAGGCTTGCAAAAAAAAGAGCTTGCTGCAATGATCAGTGACTTCTGTAAACATCAAGGTATTGAATCCTTTTCAGTAATTGGCTATTCTATGGGCTCCCACTATGCTACAGCAATTGTTGAAGAACTACCTTCAATGGTTAACGAATATATCGTAGCAGCCCCCTCTTCCGTAAATCCTGGCGCGATGGTACGTTTTTTTGGAAAAAACAAGGCGGGCAATAAAATACTGGAAAAACTGATGCTCAGTGAAAAGGCGATGATTAACGTCATTGGTTTTTGTAAATTCCTCAGACTTATTGATGCTAAAGGACATGAAATTTTACAAAAGGAAATTGCTACCCCTGAACTGAGATTTGCATTATATGCCTGTTTTACCTATCTGCGTCACCTGGAAACAGATGAAGAGAAACTGATTAAATTTCTTACTGCTTACAAGATCAAAAGTATATTTATATTTGGACGGTATGATAAAATGTATTTACCTGCAATTGGAAAGGCATTCTTCGCCAAATACAAGCCTGGTAAAGTGTTGGTGTTAGATGAAAACCATGAAATGATCAATCAGAATTTTATAAATCAATTAGTGGCTTCTCTATCATGA
- a CDS encoding holo-ACP synthase: MNNELIKSIETLTAAKTFAVGNDLVFIPDFKQSLTPLFKSKAYTPNEIAYCDLFDNSLLRYASTWAAKEAVYKAVKQLDQSPLSWKKIEILREKIGGRPDVIFHHKPANPFQVSLTLSHDGDYAWAIAIAELI; encoded by the coding sequence ATGAATAATGAACTGATAAAATCAATTGAGACATTAACAGCAGCTAAAACATTTGCTGTAGGCAACGACCTTGTCTTCATCCCTGATTTTAAACAGTCGCTCACTCCTTTATTCAAAAGTAAAGCATATACCCCAAATGAAATCGCTTATTGTGATTTGTTTGACAATTCCCTTCTACGGTATGCATCTACCTGGGCGGCCAAAGAGGCTGTGTATAAGGCAGTGAAGCAACTTGATCAATCTCCCTTATCCTGGAAAAAAATTGAGATCCTTCGTGAAAAGATTGGCGGCCGTCCTGATGTCATATTCCACCATAAGCCTGCAAATCCTTTTCAAGTTAGTTTAACGCTCTCACATGATGGGGATTATGCCTGGGCCATTGCAATTGCTGAGTTGATATGA